The following coding sequences lie in one Candidatus Nitrospira allomarina genomic window:
- a CDS encoding ABC transporter permease, whose protein sequence is MNNPKVGDRRNVDLVSLDAEGLAPQETPWEEFLRIFTKDYQALFGFWILVLLLLTALAGKAFTEWWVLFDPEVVRLTDKFLPPLSSPSPDSIPTDRPLGGIYLMGTDELGRDVFARMFQGSFVSLSIGFVAVGISLGIGILLGGLSGFYGHVKLWFITVDTLIMRFTDAWMCFPTFFLILTAVALLPPSIYTIMIIIGLFSWMGTARFVRAEFLSIREQDYVTAAKALGIPEGRIIFRHMVPNALAPVFVSATIGVASAILTESGLSFLGFGVPPPDATWGNILSDGKGFIFDAPWLFFIPGMAIFIVVLAFNLVGEGLREALNPKLRSR, encoded by the coding sequence GGAGGAATTTCTTCGGATTTTCACAAAAGATTACCAGGCTCTCTTCGGTTTTTGGATACTCGTCCTTCTGTTGCTCACGGCATTGGCCGGGAAAGCCTTTACCGAGTGGTGGGTACTCTTCGATCCTGAGGTTGTCCGGCTCACCGACAAATTTCTTCCTCCGCTGTCCTCACCTTCTCCTGACAGTATTCCGACGGATAGGCCCCTTGGTGGAATCTATCTCATGGGCACAGACGAATTGGGGCGGGATGTATTTGCCCGAATGTTTCAAGGTTCCTTCGTGTCCCTGTCCATTGGATTTGTGGCCGTGGGAATTTCCCTGGGAATTGGTATCCTGTTAGGAGGCCTGTCCGGTTTTTACGGGCATGTCAAATTGTGGTTTATCACAGTGGACACGCTGATTATGCGATTCACTGATGCATGGATGTGTTTTCCCACATTTTTTCTCATTCTTACAGCAGTAGCCCTTCTCCCGCCCAGCATTTACACCATCATGATCATTATCGGATTATTTAGCTGGATGGGGACGGCCAGGTTTGTCCGGGCTGAATTTTTGTCCATTCGGGAACAGGACTATGTGACCGCAGCCAAAGCCTTAGGGATCCCGGAGGGCCGGATTATTTTTCGTCATATGGTGCCCAATGCCCTGGCACCGGTGTTCGTATCCGCTACAATTGGCGTGGCCTCCGCGATTTTGACGGAGTCCGGATTAAGTTTTTTGGGCTTCGGGGTTCCTCCGCCGGATGCCACTTGGGGCAATATCCTATCGGATGGCAAAGGATTCATTTTTGATGCGCCGTGGTTGTTCTTTATTCCGGGTATGGCGATTTTTATCGTCGTGCTGGCCTTTAACCTTGTTGGAGAAGGCCTGCGTGAGGCCTTAAATCCAAAATTGCGAAGCCGGTAA